A genomic segment from Geitlerinema sp. PCC 7407 encodes:
- a CDS encoding EamA family transporter, with protein sequence MGQLDNRPESSGGTHSQETEAALSKVTQELRNLQENLMVQLTGDVEWLQSEKERLMQEIQTLRAEHSQLNAQQQQILSQQQQRWAKQLAQTIASHLQTSLARQVTEQQGAGNFEGLPSTALNDSSEAVYRSITSLDATLSTTFKALQRDLTSYQSSLSQQLSRMNSLEQQGEALLAALVERLSEQLQAVPLMEGGGDRRALTSEANASDGRSVWTSSSTLSSTPLDEPMPWNVTVPEEARTSAASSSSSKTVPIVPAPEPIVPPPAKVSAPSSSGKLQIGLLCVLLSSLMLSFHNVVVKILFRAQMVFNTFDLGGVISPGMGNSMLILWMRMVIVLPLMTILAQLLYPPMWSDLRKLAFARDRSTLLSVIVSGLLLFLSQVLIYTALGQIPAGTAIAIFFIYPVVTTLLSWKVLGQRPTLLQLGVMVPICVGGILTLPAGNAAATGNPVLGIVSAVFAGVTFAGYVIATGICARNLNPVPVTLMQFVTIFVLTSVTLLLPFPETILKVTLNPDNWPGFLIGCLVLGAATLLGYLLNNFGIRAIGPAPAAIVSATGPALTALLALIMIQEQLGALQWFGVILVTAAVLALSVEKMLAGAKKTA encoded by the coding sequence ATGGGTCAGCTGGACAACCGACCGGAGTCTTCCGGAGGGACGCATTCCCAAGAGACAGAGGCAGCCCTGAGCAAAGTGACTCAGGAACTGCGGAATTTGCAGGAAAACCTCATGGTTCAGTTGACGGGAGATGTGGAGTGGCTTCAGTCCGAGAAAGAACGCCTGATGCAGGAGATTCAAACCCTGCGAGCCGAGCACTCCCAACTGAACGCCCAGCAGCAGCAAATTTTGTCTCAGCAGCAGCAGCGCTGGGCGAAACAGCTAGCGCAGACGATCGCCTCGCACTTGCAGACGTCTCTCGCGCGCCAAGTGACTGAGCAGCAGGGCGCTGGAAACTTCGAAGGGCTGCCCAGTACCGCCCTGAATGACTCCAGTGAGGCCGTCTATCGCTCGATTACTTCCCTGGACGCGACGCTAAGCACGACCTTCAAGGCGCTCCAGCGAGACCTCACCAGCTACCAAAGCTCTCTGTCTCAGCAGCTCAGCCGCATGAATAGCCTAGAGCAGCAGGGCGAGGCGCTGCTGGCGGCGCTGGTGGAGCGCCTGAGTGAGCAGCTGCAGGCCGTGCCCCTGATGGAGGGAGGGGGCGATCGCCGCGCTCTCACCTCCGAGGCCAATGCATCGGATGGCCGCTCGGTCTGGACCAGCAGCAGCACGCTGTCGTCTACGCCCTTGGACGAGCCGATGCCCTGGAACGTCACGGTCCCCGAGGAGGCTCGTACCTCTGCGGCTTCCTCATCCTCCAGCAAGACCGTCCCCATTGTGCCCGCCCCTGAGCCCATCGTGCCGCCCCCTGCCAAGGTCAGTGCGCCCAGCAGCAGCGGCAAGCTCCAGATTGGTTTGCTCTGCGTGCTGCTGTCGTCCTTGATGCTGTCCTTCCACAACGTGGTGGTCAAAATCCTCTTCCGGGCTCAAATGGTGTTCAACACCTTTGATCTGGGCGGGGTGATCAGTCCGGGCATGGGCAACTCGATGCTGATCCTGTGGATGCGGATGGTGATCGTGCTGCCTTTGATGACGATTTTGGCCCAGCTGCTGTATCCGCCGATGTGGTCTGATCTGCGCAAGCTTGCCTTTGCGCGCGATCGCTCCACGCTGCTTTCGGTCATCGTCAGCGGCCTGCTGCTATTTCTCTCCCAGGTACTGATTTATACCGCCCTGGGCCAGATTCCGGCCGGGACGGCGATCGCCATTTTCTTTATCTACCCGGTCGTGACGACGCTGCTGTCCTGGAAAGTCCTGGGCCAAAGGCCGACTCTGCTACAGCTAGGCGTCATGGTCCCCATCTGCGTGGGCGGCATCCTCACCCTGCCCGCTGGTAATGCTGCTGCCACGGGCAACCCGGTCCTAGGCATCGTTTCAGCGGTGTTTGCTGGGGTGACCTTTGCTGGCTACGTGATTGCGACGGGGATCTGCGCCCGCAACCTGAACCCGGTGCCGGTCACCCTGATGCAGTTTGTGACGATCTTTGTCCTTACCAGCGTGACGCTGCTGTTGCCCTTCCCCGAGACGATTCTCAAGGTTACGCTCAACCCAGACAACTGGCCTGGCTTCCTCATCGGCTGTCTGGTGCTGGGGGCGGCGACGCTGCTGGGCTACCTGCTCAACAATTTTGGCATTCGCGCCATCGGCCCAGCCCCTGCTGCGATTGTCAGCGCGACAGGACCAGCGCTGACTGCTCTGCTGGCGCTGATTATGATCCAGGAGCAGCTGGGCGCTCTGCAATGGTTTGGGGTGATTTTGGTGACGGCGGCTGTGCTTGCCTTGAGCGTGGAGAAGATGCTGGCCGGGGCGAAGAAGACTGCCTGA
- a CDS encoding 2Fe-2S iron-sulfur cluster-binding protein, producing the protein MTRVHTVEIHHRQTGKVYTVRVPEDRYILQSAENQGADLPFLCRNGACTACAVRVVSGELDQPEAMGLSPKLRDQGYALLCVSYPCSDLRVETQDEDEVYELQFGRYFGKGRVRFGLPLDDD; encoded by the coding sequence ATGACCCGCGTGCACACCGTCGAGATTCACCACCGCCAAACTGGCAAAGTCTATACCGTCCGCGTGCCTGAAGACCGCTACATCTTGCAGTCGGCGGAGAATCAGGGGGCGGATTTGCCGTTTTTGTGCCGCAACGGTGCCTGCACGGCCTGCGCTGTGCGCGTGGTCTCTGGAGAGCTCGATCAGCCGGAGGCGATGGGCCTGTCGCCGAAGCTGCGCGATCAGGGGTATGCGCTGCTGTGCGTGAGCTATCCGTGCTCCGACCTGCGGGTGGAAACCCAGGACGAGGACGAAGTGTATGAGCTCCAGTTCGGTCGCTACTTTGGCAAGGGACGGGTTCGCTTTGGTCTGCCGCTGGATGATGATTAA
- a CDS encoding thermonuclease family protein: protein MMIKVASGWRRLLTGFSRQSLILGALLTVLGGGLGACQQPDLPQGRMAVVQYIVNGQTIEVLDPNRRPALIERVRLIGLDAPDLEQVPWGSDAKQYLEERLLRQSVLLETDVEAQDRFERRLAYVWLGQELINESLIADGYALAVARSPNLKHDPRLTRAQEKARLLGLGIWNPDSPLRTTPDEFRAEGR from the coding sequence ATGATGATTAAGGTGGCGTCTGGCTGGCGGCGTTTGCTGACAGGATTTTCGCGGCAATCGCTCATCCTAGGTGCGCTGCTGACTGTTCTTGGCGGTGGCCTAGGCGCCTGCCAGCAGCCCGACCTGCCCCAGGGCCGGATGGCGGTGGTTCAGTACATTGTCAATGGCCAAACCATTGAGGTCCTCGATCCCAATCGGCGGCCAGCGCTGATTGAGCGAGTGCGGCTGATCGGCCTGGATGCGCCGGACCTAGAGCAGGTGCCCTGGGGCTCAGACGCCAAGCAGTACCTAGAAGAGCGACTGCTGCGTCAGTCGGTGCTGCTGGAAACGGACGTAGAAGCCCAAGACCGCTTCGAGCGGCGGCTGGCCTACGTTTGGCTGGGCCAGGAGCTGATCAATGAATCGCTGATCGCAGATGGGTATGCGCTGGCCGTGGCGCGATCGCCCAACCTCAAACACGACCCGCGCCTGACCCGCGCCCAAGAAAAGGCGCGCCTGCTGGGACTGGGGATCTGGAACCCCGACTCGCCTCTGCGGACCACCCCAGACGAGTTTCGCGCGGAGGGGCGTTAG
- a CDS encoding inositol monophosphatase family protein: MSPPTPDQLQNFLDIATEAALQAGTVLRSYWGKLDKIEEKGRPGDLVTAADKASEAKILEIFGRHLPDHAILAEESGQLGDRNGEFLWAIDPLDGTTNYAHQYPFYAVSLGLLVRGVPVVGVIYDPFHDELFRAAQGLGATRNQQPIQVSQTRDLSSSLLVTGFAYDRRETPDNNYAEFCHFTHLTQGVRRGGSASIDLAYVSCGRLDGYWERGLSPWDISAGIVVVQEAGGRVTAYDGRPIDLWSGRILASNGHLHEAMQRELGQVQPLSVP; this comes from the coding sequence ATGAGTCCTCCTACGCCTGACCAACTGCAAAATTTTTTGGACATTGCCACCGAGGCAGCTCTCCAAGCCGGTACAGTTCTTCGGTCCTACTGGGGCAAACTCGACAAGATCGAGGAAAAAGGGCGTCCGGGCGACCTAGTGACCGCTGCGGACAAAGCCTCTGAGGCAAAAATTCTAGAAATCTTCGGTCGCCATCTGCCCGATCACGCCATTTTGGCTGAGGAGTCGGGGCAGCTGGGCGATCGCAACGGCGAGTTTTTGTGGGCGATCGACCCCCTCGACGGCACCACCAACTACGCTCACCAGTATCCGTTTTATGCGGTTTCCCTGGGGCTCTTGGTGCGAGGAGTGCCGGTCGTGGGCGTGATTTATGACCCCTTTCACGACGAGCTGTTTCGGGCGGCTCAGGGTCTGGGCGCGACGCGCAACCAGCAGCCGATCCAGGTCTCCCAGACGCGCGATCTGAGCAGCAGTCTGCTGGTGACCGGCTTCGCCTACGATCGCCGCGAGACCCCAGACAACAACTACGCAGAGTTTTGCCACTTTACCCATCTCACCCAAGGCGTTCGGCGCGGTGGCTCCGCCTCCATCGACCTTGCCTATGTCTCTTGCGGACGCCTCGATGGCTACTGGGAGCGCGGATTGTCTCCCTGGGACATTAGTGCAGGCATTGTCGTGGTACAAGAAGCAGGCGGGCGCGTCACAGCCTACGATGGTCGCCCCATCGATCTCTGGTCTGGGCGAATCCTGGCCAGCAATGGTCATCTGCATGAGGCCATGCAGCGGGAACTAGGACAGGTTCAGCCGTTGTCAGTCCCCTAG
- a CDS encoding J domain-containing protein, protein MSFQIDQGLFKFDFIDNHAILGVPISADSKEVRKRYLKIARRLHPDSLTTNSDAVKHQATQLLSKLVNPAYEKLSKDQDLAEYMLLLKLKGQYAAQQQAQNNLQSEAAKSLMTAGNLDHAYTTALKELAEKQYETPDKIMAIIGQLSELNLAYLMRKEGTSGSAAGRPIATSSAPPAPAATAKPGSAPPKAAPAAAKAAPEPAHESVAEQYCRRAEGFMAKKNYAKAILELRDALQVEPNSSRIHSLLGMVYFQQNQVTMARIHFDQALKYNPQDETALKGKRAIDQKTGGGKKEKEKKSGGGLFGLFGGKKK, encoded by the coding sequence ATGTCTTTCCAAATTGATCAAGGACTGTTCAAATTCGACTTTATTGATAATCACGCGATCCTCGGGGTGCCCATCAGCGCTGACTCCAAGGAGGTGCGCAAACGCTATCTCAAAATTGCGCGTCGTCTTCATCCAGACAGCCTGACCACCAACAGCGACGCCGTCAAACACCAGGCAACCCAGCTCCTCTCGAAGCTGGTCAACCCAGCCTACGAGAAGCTCTCCAAAGACCAGGACCTGGCAGAATACATGCTGCTGCTCAAGCTCAAAGGGCAATATGCCGCTCAGCAGCAGGCCCAAAACAATCTGCAAAGCGAAGCTGCCAAAAGCCTCATGACGGCTGGCAACCTCGACCATGCCTACACAACGGCCCTCAAAGAACTGGCTGAGAAGCAGTACGAGACGCCAGACAAGATCATGGCCATCATCGGCCAGCTCAGCGAGCTCAACCTGGCCTACCTGATGCGCAAGGAAGGCACGAGCGGCAGTGCTGCCGGGCGCCCTATCGCAACGAGCAGCGCACCCCCCGCCCCCGCAGCAACTGCCAAGCCAGGGTCGGCCCCGCCCAAGGCCGCTCCGGCCGCCGCCAAGGCAGCGCCGGAACCCGCCCACGAATCGGTGGCGGAGCAGTACTGCCGCCGGGCCGAGGGCTTCATGGCGAAGAAGAACTATGCCAAGGCGATCTTGGAGCTGCGAGACGCGCTGCAAGTGGAGCCCAACAGCAGCCGCATCCACAGCTTGCTGGGGATGGTCTATTTCCAGCAAAATCAGGTGACCATGGCTCGGATTCATTTTGATCAGGCGCTCAAGTACAATCCCCAAGACGAAACCGCCTTGAAAGGGAAGCGCGCCATCGATCAAAAGACGGGCGGCGGCAAAAAAGAAAAAGAGAAGAAGTCCGGCGGTGGACTGTTTGGTCTATTTGGTGGGAAGAAGAAGTAA
- a CDS encoding ATP phosphoribosyltransferase regulatory subunit, with the protein MVYQPPTGARDLLPLDVAQKRWIEKRLQQVFHAWGYHRIITSTLERLDTLMAGGAIQRSTVLNVQTVDDEVLGLRPELTASIARTAVTRMAGAIYPQRLYYNGNVFRRAESSNHNRQVEFHQSGVELLGGEGLLADGEVLLLLRDCLQSLGLADWHLVLGEAELTRSLLSVFPERLRAQVRTHLARLDRVALEELPMEAALKERALVLLDLRGRPADVLQRVSQLDLSDAQRAIVANLKSLMDLLSSSFASLQDSAAGPEIILDLSLVQTFDYYTGIVFEVVQRTETGTLVLAQGGRYDQLLGVYHPQGETKPGIGFSLNLEDLQQSLLPTGQLPQETVATDWLVVPAGQDAFAIAFRHAQALRASEPETRVEVYLHSSEAPDAVRDYARSRRIGQVAWVSATGEASTEAIA; encoded by the coding sequence ATGGTTTATCAACCGCCGACAGGGGCGCGGGATTTATTGCCGCTGGATGTAGCGCAGAAGCGCTGGATTGAAAAGCGGCTGCAGCAAGTGTTTCATGCGTGGGGCTATCACCGGATTATCACCTCGACGCTGGAGCGCCTCGACACGCTGATGGCGGGCGGAGCAATCCAGCGATCGACGGTTTTGAATGTGCAAACCGTGGACGATGAGGTGCTGGGCTTGCGTCCGGAGCTGACGGCTTCGATCGCGCGGACAGCGGTGACGCGCATGGCGGGAGCGATTTACCCCCAGCGGCTCTACTACAACGGCAATGTGTTTCGGCGAGCAGAGTCGAGCAACCACAACCGCCAAGTCGAGTTTCATCAAAGCGGGGTCGAGCTGCTGGGGGGCGAGGGACTCCTGGCCGACGGCGAGGTGCTGCTGCTGCTGCGGGACTGCTTGCAGTCCTTGGGGCTGGCGGACTGGCATCTGGTGCTGGGCGAGGCGGAGCTGACGCGATCGCTGCTGTCGGTCTTTCCGGAGCGGCTGCGGGCTCAGGTGCGCACTCACCTGGCGAGGCTCGATCGCGTGGCCCTCGAGGAGCTGCCGATGGAGGCAGCGCTGAAGGAGCGAGCGCTGGTGCTGCTGGATCTGCGGGGTCGACCGGCGGACGTGCTGCAGCGGGTGAGCCAGCTGGATCTCAGCGACGCTCAGCGCGCCATCGTTGCCAATCTCAAGTCCTTGATGGACCTGCTGAGCAGTAGCTTTGCGAGTCTCCAGGACTCGGCCGCCGGACCCGAAATCATTCTGGACCTGAGCCTGGTTCAGACCTTTGATTACTACACGGGCATTGTCTTTGAGGTGGTCCAGCGCACGGAAACCGGGACGCTAGTGCTGGCCCAGGGAGGCCGCTACGACCAGCTGCTGGGGGTGTACCATCCCCAGGGCGAGACGAAGCCGGGGATTGGCTTCTCGCTCAATTTAGAAGATTTGCAGCAGAGCTTGCTGCCGACGGGCCAGCTGCCCCAGGAGACGGTGGCCACTGACTGGCTGGTGGTACCGGCGGGCCAGGATGCCTTTGCGATCGCCTTTCGCCATGCCCAGGCCCTGCGGGCTTCCGAGCCCGAGACCCGGGTAGAGGTGTATCTGCACTCGAGCGAGGCTCCGGACGCGGTGCGAGACTATGCGCGATCGCGCCGCATTGGCCAGGTGGCCTGGGTGAGCGCGACCGGCGAGGCCTCAACAGAGGCGATCGCCTAG
- a CDS encoding ferredoxin family protein, translated as MAHTIVTNVCEGVADCVDACPVACIHEGPGKNTKGTDWYWIDFSTCIDCGICLQVCPVEGAILPEERPDLQQTP; from the coding sequence GTGGCTCATACAATTGTGACCAACGTCTGTGAAGGCGTCGCCGACTGCGTGGATGCGTGCCCCGTTGCCTGCATTCACGAAGGTCCGGGCAAAAACACCAAAGGCACAGACTGGTACTGGATCGACTTTTCGACCTGCATCGACTGCGGCATCTGCCTGCAAGTGTGCCCCGTCGAAGGCGCCATCCTGCCCGAGGAGCGCCCCGATCTCCAGCAAACCCCGTAG
- a CDS encoding ABC transporter ATP-binding protein gives MNPGTPLLQVDSVYAGYVKDLDILQGINFSIYPGELVTVIGPNGAGKSTLAKTIFGLLTPNRGSITFKGEDITHLKSNEIVQRGMCYVPQITNVFGSLTVEENLEMGAFLRNAPLKPLKARIYDMFPVLASRRQQLAGTLSGGERQMLAMGRALMLDPDLLLLDEPSAALSPLLVASVFEQIKQINQTGKAIVLVEQNARKALEMADRGYVLEAGRDRFEGPGPELLNDPKVGELYLGAGRLH, from the coding sequence GTGAACCCCGGTACTCCCCTTCTGCAAGTCGACTCCGTCTACGCTGGCTATGTCAAAGATCTCGACATTCTCCAGGGGATCAACTTCAGCATTTATCCTGGCGAACTCGTGACCGTGATTGGCCCCAATGGTGCTGGCAAGTCGACCCTGGCCAAAACCATCTTTGGTTTGCTTACGCCCAATCGCGGCAGCATCACCTTCAAAGGGGAAGACATCACCCACCTCAAATCCAACGAAATCGTTCAGCGCGGCATGTGCTACGTGCCCCAAATCACCAACGTTTTCGGCTCCCTGACGGTAGAAGAAAACCTGGAAATGGGCGCTTTCTTGCGCAACGCCCCCCTCAAGCCCCTCAAGGCTCGCATCTACGACATGTTTCCGGTGCTGGCGAGTCGGCGGCAGCAGCTGGCGGGAACGCTCTCTGGGGGCGAGCGCCAGATGCTGGCCATGGGCCGGGCGCTCATGCTGGACCCGGACCTGCTGCTGCTCGATGAGCCCTCGGCGGCCCTGTCTCCCCTCTTGGTGGCCAGCGTCTTTGAGCAAATTAAGCAAATCAACCAGACGGGGAAAGCCATTGTGCTGGTGGAGCAGAATGCCCGTAAGGCTCTGGAGATGGCGGACCGGGGCTATGTGCTGGAGGCCGGCCGCGATCGCTTCGAAGGACCCGGCCCTGAGCTGCTCAACGACCCCAAGGTCGGCGAACTGTACCTGGGAGCTGGTCGCCTCCACTAG
- a CDS encoding Mov34/MPN/PAD-1 family protein, with amino-acid sequence MVLYLTHTQRQEIQAHAERTYPEECCGLLLGTLGLQGDRKIVTEVWATENVWSPEIEAVIGLFGDALDEMPLSKTHRYWIDPRDILQAQKYARDRNLDIIGIYHSHTDNPAIPSECDRAYAWSQYAYLIVAVQNGRATEMRNWCLNDYRQFEAENVMATASVLA; translated from the coding sequence GTGGTTTTATACCTCACCCATACACAGCGCCAGGAGATCCAGGCGCATGCCGAGCGAACCTATCCAGAAGAGTGCTGCGGCCTGCTTTTGGGGACGCTGGGCCTGCAAGGCGATCGCAAGATCGTGACAGAAGTCTGGGCCACCGAAAACGTCTGGAGCCCCGAAATCGAAGCCGTGATCGGCCTGTTCGGCGATGCCTTGGACGAGATGCCCCTCAGCAAAACCCATCGCTACTGGATCGATCCCCGCGACATCCTCCAGGCCCAAAAGTACGCCCGCGATCGCAACCTTGATATTATTGGAATCTATCACTCCCACACCGATAATCCAGCGATTCCCTCGGAGTGCGATCGCGCCTACGCCTGGTCTCAGTACGCCTATCTGATCGTTGCCGTCCAGAACGGCCGCGCTACAGAAATGCGTAACTGGTGCCTCAATGACTATCGCCAGTTCGAAGCAGAAAATGTGATGGCCACAGCCTCCGTCCTGGCCTAA
- the moeB gene encoding molybdopterin-synthase adenylyltransferase MoeB, producing the protein MLNPNLDEIQLSKGEYERYSRHLILPEVGLEGQKRLKAASVLCIGTGGLGAPLLLYLAAAGVGRIGIVDFDVVDHSNLQRQVIHGTSWVGKPKIESAKNRIHEINPDCQVDLYETRISSENALELMEPYDVIVDGTDNFPTRYLVNDACVLLGKPNVYGSIFRFEGQATVFNYEGGPNYRDLYPEPPPPGMVPSCAEGGVLGILPGIIGVIQATETVKIILGQGRTLSGRLLLYNALEMSFRELKLRPNPERPVIEKLIDYEQFCGIPQAKAAEAQQQMDLAEMTVTELKTLIDSGKDDYLLIDVRNPNEFEIGRIPGSVLIPLPDIESGEGVEKVKSLLNGHRLIAHCKMGGRSAKALGILKEAGIEGINVKGGINAWSQEVDPSVPQY; encoded by the coding sequence ATGTTGAATCCCAATCTGGATGAAATCCAGCTCTCCAAAGGAGAATATGAACGGTACTCCCGTCACCTGATCCTGCCGGAGGTCGGCCTAGAAGGCCAAAAACGTCTAAAAGCCGCCAGCGTTCTGTGCATCGGCACCGGCGGTCTGGGCGCTCCTTTGCTGCTGTATTTGGCGGCGGCTGGCGTGGGGCGGATCGGCATCGTCGACTTCGACGTCGTGGACCACTCGAACCTCCAGCGTCAGGTCATTCACGGTACCTCCTGGGTTGGCAAGCCGAAGATTGAATCCGCGAAAAACCGGATTCATGAAATCAACCCCGACTGCCAGGTCGATCTTTACGAAACCCGCATCAGCTCCGAAAACGCCCTAGAGCTGATGGAGCCCTACGATGTCATCGTGGACGGCACCGACAACTTCCCCACCCGCTACCTGGTCAACGACGCCTGCGTTTTGTTGGGCAAACCCAACGTCTACGGCTCGATTTTCCGCTTCGAGGGTCAGGCGACGGTCTTCAACTATGAGGGCGGACCCAACTACCGTGACCTCTATCCCGAGCCCCCGCCACCCGGCATGGTGCCCTCCTGCGCCGAGGGCGGCGTCCTGGGGATTTTGCCCGGCATCATCGGCGTCATCCAGGCAACGGAAACCGTTAAGATCATCCTGGGTCAGGGACGGACGCTGAGCGGTCGCCTGCTGCTGTACAACGCCCTGGAGATGAGCTTCCGGGAGCTGAAGCTGCGGCCCAACCCCGAGCGGCCGGTCATTGAAAAGCTGATTGACTATGAGCAGTTCTGCGGTATTCCCCAAGCGAAGGCAGCGGAGGCCCAACAGCAAATGGATCTAGCCGAAATGACGGTGACGGAGCTCAAGACTCTGATCGACAGCGGAAAGGATGACTATCTGCTGATCGATGTGCGGAACCCCAATGAGTTTGAGATTGGCCGGATTCCGGGATCGGTGCTGATCCCGCTGCCGGATATCGAGAGCGGTGAAGGCGTGGAGAAGGTGAAGTCCTTGCTCAACGGTCATCGCCTGATCGCCCACTGCAAGATGGGTGGCCGCTCGGCAAAGGCTCTCGGCATCCTGAAGGAAGCGGGAATCGAAGGAATCAACGTGAAGGGCGGCATTAACGCCTGGAGCCAAGAAGTCGATCCGTCGGTGCCGCAATACTAG
- a CDS encoding RMD1 family protein gives MQTTHTSLSSKRTTLTAKALFLGEAIDIQDFKKASDRLALRPLAIRVGDEGGCAVLFPYGAVVVFGLSTLEEIAFLDRLAPKIRDPFSEPETEEAELVLRSVSEDPIQDERLVILDFTIERLQIVADIFAKSVVLSHYESRIATTFEQVEPFAASLQAEDHRRQQGKELLRQLGNSLLVQHKIVGRVEIIDKPELLWEAPELEQIYLRLEGEYEIRERHQALERKLALISRTAETVLEFMQHQTSLRVEWYVVFLIVVEIFLSLYDICFMR, from the coding sequence ATGCAAACCACCCATACAAGCCTGTCTAGTAAGCGCACGACCCTCACGGCAAAAGCCCTATTTTTGGGTGAGGCCATTGATATTCAGGATTTCAAAAAAGCCAGCGATCGCCTGGCGCTGCGGCCCTTGGCGATTCGCGTTGGAGATGAAGGCGGCTGCGCCGTGCTGTTTCCCTACGGCGCCGTTGTGGTTTTTGGCCTGAGCACCCTCGAAGAAATCGCCTTCCTCGATCGCCTCGCTCCCAAGATTCGCGATCCCTTCAGCGAGCCGGAAACCGAAGAAGCCGAGCTCGTTTTGCGCAGCGTCAGCGAGGACCCGATCCAGGATGAGCGACTGGTGATCCTGGATTTCACCATCGAGCGCCTGCAAATTGTGGCGGATATTTTCGCCAAGAGCGTCGTCTTGTCCCACTACGAAAGCCGCATTGCCACGACCTTTGAGCAGGTCGAGCCCTTTGCCGCTAGTCTCCAGGCTGAGGACCACCGCCGCCAGCAGGGCAAGGAGCTACTGCGCCAGCTCGGCAATAGCCTCTTGGTCCAGCACAAGATCGTGGGCCGCGTGGAAATCATCGACAAGCCGGAGCTGCTGTGGGAAGCGCCGGAGCTGGAGCAGATTTATCTGCGCCTGGAAGGGGAGTATGAAATCCGGGAGCGCCACCAGGCCCTAGAGCGTAAGCTGGCCCTGATCTCGCGCACGGCAGAAACGGTGCTGGAGTTCATGCAGCACCAGACCAGCCTGCGGGTGGAGTGGTATGTGGTCTTTTTGATTGTGGTCGAAATCTTTCTGTCTCTCTACGACATTTGCTTCATGCGCTAG
- a CDS encoding bacterioferritin, with protein MKDLNTKATVDLLNAIMEYELAGVVRYTHYSLMVTGPNRIPIVQFLRGQATESLTHAQQVGEILTGLEGHPSLKIAPITESHRHAIQDILAESFEHEQKALQLYKQLLETVEGASIYLEEFARGMIGQEELHTLELKKMLRDFSVA; from the coding sequence ATGAAAGATCTCAATACCAAGGCGACCGTCGACCTCCTCAACGCCATCATGGAGTACGAGCTGGCGGGCGTTGTGCGCTACACCCACTATTCACTGATGGTGACGGGGCCGAACCGGATCCCCATCGTGCAGTTTTTGCGGGGGCAGGCGACGGAGTCGCTGACCCACGCTCAGCAGGTGGGCGAAATTCTGACCGGGCTCGAGGGGCACCCCAGCCTGAAGATCGCGCCGATCACCGAGAGCCACCGCCACGCGATCCAGGACATTCTGGCTGAAAGCTTTGAGCATGAGCAGAAGGCGCTCCAGCTGTATAAGCAGCTTTTGGAGACGGTGGAGGGCGCCAGCATTTACCTGGAAGAGTTTGCCCGCGGCATGATTGGCCAGGAAGAGCTGCATACGCTAGAACTCAAGAAGATGCTGCGCGATTTCAGCGTGGCCTAG